In a single window of the uncultured Dysgonomonas sp. genome:
- a CDS encoding RagB/SusD family nutrient uptake outer membrane protein: protein MKKIIYLLACLPLFVMMACGDFLDEENHSKMTPESFSTPQGFELGLNGVYGGMRTFYGPLSSIHMITVPGTDEFYSRSSGDIYNFGNYTTNYKPNSDYIYSYWRSSYTLINTCNGLVHFGENMTDIPEAKKITMLAEARFFRALLYFRLVQFFGDVTLNRTYNDVIVKTAKRDPMADVYDFVVEDLLYCTTPGNLPVGPKDTQPGRVTQALARHLLAKVYLTRGWSSAAKATDFQNAYDIATKLIEDGDQTGVKLMGKYEDIHKPGNENNQEILFNVQMTDDPIYGVPEKDSGMNNLAHIFVAGYFNFNGSGNVQQIEDGRVYARYHGTTWLYNTVFGNIDKDSRYHGTFQSKWTAPVDFSNKKQEFYVGENKYSAIRSGAKGELAGYLPGKNMTKEEIESANYYILTPENYTDPNFPTMKKYLDPNRTSLSFDSRRTIIVYRLAETYLIAAEAAFKLGNNSTTDGAAYYINELRKRAASKTEYINDLMITPADVTIDYILDERTRELCGEQLRWLDLVRTKKLVERVRKYGFFTTKWTNHTLPKDNIQDFHILRPIPQKQIESVIVGDPYPQQANGWDKM from the coding sequence ATGAAAAAAATAATATATTTATTAGCCTGCCTTCCGCTATTTGTTATGATGGCATGCGGCGATTTTCTGGATGAAGAAAATCATTCGAAGATGACACCCGAGTCATTCAGTACACCACAGGGTTTCGAACTGGGACTGAACGGCGTGTATGGCGGGATGAGGACCTTTTATGGCCCTCTCAGTTCCATCCATATGATAACAGTGCCCGGAACTGACGAATTTTATAGCCGTTCTTCGGGTGACATTTATAATTTTGGTAATTATACAACGAATTACAAACCTAATTCCGACTATATCTATTCCTATTGGAGAAGTTCGTATACACTGATAAATACCTGCAATGGCCTTGTCCATTTCGGTGAAAACATGACAGATATCCCCGAAGCTAAGAAAATAACCATGCTGGCTGAGGCCAGATTTTTCAGAGCGTTACTTTATTTCCGTTTAGTGCAGTTTTTCGGTGATGTGACATTGAACCGCACATATAATGACGTGATAGTGAAAACAGCCAAGCGTGACCCTATGGCAGATGTTTACGACTTTGTAGTCGAAGATCTGTTGTATTGTACAACTCCCGGCAATCTGCCTGTCGGCCCTAAAGATACCCAGCCCGGACGTGTTACTCAGGCGTTAGCCCGTCATCTCCTGGCAAAAGTATATCTTACACGTGGATGGAGCAGCGCCGCCAAAGCCACTGATTTCCAGAATGCATATGATATAGCAACAAAGCTGATAGAGGATGGAGACCAGACGGGGGTAAAACTGATGGGAAAATATGAAGATATTCATAAGCCCGGAAATGAAAATAATCAGGAAATACTCTTTAATGTACAGATGACTGACGACCCTATTTACGGTGTTCCGGAAAAGGATTCGGGTATGAATAATCTTGCTCATATCTTTGTTGCAGGCTACTTCAACTTTAATGGTAGCGGCAATGTTCAGCAGATAGAAGACGGGCGTGTATATGCCCGCTATCATGGAACCACTTGGCTATATAACACGGTTTTTGGCAATATAGATAAAGATTCACGTTATCATGGCACCTTCCAAAGTAAATGGACTGCTCCGGTTGATTTCAGCAATAAAAAGCAGGAATTCTATGTCGGTGAAAACAAGTATTCTGCAATCAGGAGTGGCGCAAAAGGAGAGCTTGCAGGCTATCTTCCGGGTAAGAATATGACCAAAGAGGAGATAGAGTCGGCAAACTACTATATACTTACTCCGGAGAACTATACCGATCCTAATTTTCCTACAATGAAGAAATATTTGGATCCTAACCGGACAAGCCTTTCATTCGACTCACGCCGCACAATCATTGTGTACCGTCTGGCGGAAACATATCTTATTGCCGCAGAAGCCGCTTTTAAGCTCGGAAATAATTCGACTACCGACGGAGCAGCCTATTATATCAACGAACTTCGTAAGAGGGCTGCCTCGAAGACCGAATATATCAATGACCTGATGATAACTCCAGCGGATGTAACTATAGATTATATTCTGGACGAAAGGACACGTGAACTTTGTGGCGAACAGTTGCGCTGGCTCGACCTCGTGCGCACAAAGAAACTGGTTGAACGGGTGCGGAAGTATGGTTTCTTCACCACAAAATGGACAAATCATACCTTACCTAAAGATAATATACAGGATTTCCATATATTACGTCCTATTCCTCAGAAACAAATAGAGTCTGTTATTGTAGGCGATCCTTATCCGCAACAAGCTAACGGGTGGGATAAAATGTAA
- a CDS encoding TonB-dependent receptor yields MKKNKLRNRLRRFLSLSMAIALFLTVNVVTAQNGQQAKVTISGTVTASGEPVIGAVVAVKGTTTGTITSDKGEYTINATGNDILVFSSIGYISQEIPVGRQTRIDVVLEDNVINLESVVVVGYGTRKRSDLTGAVNVMGEQTIRATPAANIAMALQGAGAGVNIQRSGGSTHPGHTPEIRIRGTRSIAAGNDPLLVVDGIPYELSMMNNIAPEDITSVTVLKDASSTAIYGSRGANGVILVSTKRGSEGTKAVVNYNGYIGFSKPLGFYDVMKSEDYMQLRKWSMYNRYKNAENYTGVDDPRVMQKVFEGGLDGEIEGYERGVDTDWQRELYDKNPVMTNHQISLSGGTKNTQYAASLGYYKSTGVYDLQSMERTTLKLSIDHTINKYLKFGLNTLNTYYISRGESLNPMGDALSLSPLLSPYMDDGTIREKVHPNDLMSNPLMDLRKDAIQDDRKRLSTFTTGYLEVDFTHGFKYRLNAGVQLSSTTLQRYYQKGTSKRRQSSNYGYNESNSLTDYTIENLLTYDRKFDKHNLNLTAMFSAEEREAQEFDLNYENVPTNQVGYYNPGTAENHKGNGDYNKWSMLSYMGRINYDYDSRYYLTATLRTDGSSRLAKGNKWHYFPSAALAWNIGNEKFMSGTSHILSQLKLRLSYGEVGNTNVSPYDTMGDMTSNKYIFGSQGVLGYYPTAASNSELKWERTASYNAGIDLGFLNNRFSGSIEVYKQFSNNLMMKFTPPATSGVSTQIPYNVGETENVGFEFAARVHVFDGDGKNKFQWTSDFNIYFNRNKVVQLTEGVDKLISDNLFVGHPLGSFYEYVGLGIWQDTPEDRALAESYGLKTSGDDSVIGTIKVADISGPDGVPDNVINDLDRKIVGSHQANFEGGWTNSLAYKNFDFTVVMNFRQGGKLRSELYGGGQNSLMGGYYNNLNVDYWTPENTGARWPAPNNKVQSIPYKGTLTLFDASYLKIRTLTLGYSLPDKLLKTVGVSKARVYSTATNPFTFFSEYVNKYKGLDPETNRVMGTVIPPSWQMLFGINITF; encoded by the coding sequence ATGCGACTGGCAATGATATACTGGTATTCTCTTCCATCGGCTATATTTCGCAGGAAATTCCCGTAGGTCGTCAAACAAGAATCGATGTTGTTCTCGAAGACAATGTTATCAATCTGGAAAGTGTGGTAGTTGTAGGCTATGGTACACGTAAGCGCTCCGACCTCACAGGTGCGGTGAATGTTATGGGTGAGCAAACTATCCGTGCTACTCCTGCCGCAAATATCGCAATGGCTCTGCAAGGAGCGGGAGCGGGTGTGAATATACAGCGTAGCGGCGGCTCCACACATCCGGGGCATACTCCCGAAATCCGTATTCGGGGAACCCGGTCGATAGCAGCTGGTAACGATCCTCTTTTGGTTGTGGATGGGATTCCTTACGAATTAAGTATGATGAATAATATAGCACCGGAAGATATAACATCGGTAACTGTGCTTAAAGATGCATCATCGACAGCTATTTATGGCTCGCGTGGTGCCAATGGCGTTATACTTGTTTCTACCAAACGCGGGTCGGAAGGTACCAAGGCCGTTGTAAACTATAATGGATATATCGGTTTCAGTAAACCGTTGGGTTTCTACGATGTTATGAAATCTGAAGACTATATGCAATTGCGCAAATGGTCTATGTATAATCGTTATAAAAACGCAGAAAATTATACAGGAGTGGACGATCCGAGAGTGATGCAAAAAGTATTTGAAGGAGGTCTCGATGGTGAAATAGAAGGTTATGAAAGAGGTGTAGACACTGACTGGCAGCGAGAATTGTATGACAAAAATCCTGTGATGACAAATCATCAGATAAGCTTATCGGGCGGAACAAAGAATACACAGTATGCAGCATCGCTGGGATATTATAAATCGACAGGTGTATATGACCTGCAATCAATGGAGCGTACAACCCTCAAATTGTCTATAGATCATACTATAAACAAATACCTGAAATTTGGACTGAATACATTGAATACCTATTATATCAGCAGAGGGGAAAGCCTGAATCCGATGGGTGACGCCCTTAGCCTCAGCCCGTTGTTGTCGCCATACATGGATGATGGTACAATCCGGGAAAAGGTGCATCCGAACGACCTTATGAGCAATCCTTTAATGGACCTTCGCAAGGATGCGATTCAGGATGATCGCAAAAGGTTGTCAACATTTACGACAGGTTATCTGGAAGTGGATTTCACTCACGGATTCAAATACAGGCTCAATGCCGGCGTACAACTTTCTTCTACCACGCTGCAACGTTACTATCAGAAAGGAACAAGCAAGCGTCGCCAGTCATCTAACTACGGGTATAACGAATCTAATTCTCTGACCGATTATACTATTGAGAACCTGTTAACTTATGACAGAAAGTTCGATAAGCACAATCTCAATCTTACGGCCATGTTTAGCGCCGAAGAAAGAGAAGCTCAGGAATTCGACCTGAACTACGAAAATGTACCAACCAATCAAGTGGGATACTACAATCCGGGTACAGCTGAAAACCATAAAGGAAACGGAGATTATAATAAATGGAGTATGCTCTCTTATATGGGGCGTATCAATTACGACTACGACTCCCGTTATTACCTTACGGCAACGCTGCGTACCGATGGTTCATCACGTTTGGCTAAAGGGAATAAATGGCATTATTTTCCGTCTGCCGCTTTGGCTTGGAATATCGGAAATGAAAAATTTATGAGCGGGACTTCTCATATATTGTCACAGCTGAAACTGAGGCTAAGTTATGGAGAAGTAGGTAACACCAATGTGAGTCCTTACGATACTATGGGCGATATGACCAGCAACAAGTATATCTTCGGGTCACAGGGTGTACTCGGATACTATCCTACTGCTGCTTCTAACAGCGAACTGAAGTGGGAACGTACCGCCAGTTACAATGCCGGTATAGATTTAGGTTTTCTTAACAACCGCTTTTCGGGGTCAATTGAGGTTTACAAACAATTCTCCAACAACCTGATGATGAAATTTACCCCTCCGGCTACAAGCGGCGTAAGCACGCAAATCCCATACAATGTGGGTGAAACGGAAAATGTCGGGTTTGAATTCGCAGCCCGTGTACACGTTTTCGACGGTGATGGTAAAAATAAATTCCAATGGACTTCCGATTTCAATATTTATTTCAACAGGAACAAGGTTGTTCAACTTACCGAAGGTGTAGACAAACTGATTTCGGACAACCTGTTTGTTGGCCATCCGTTAGGATCTTTCTACGAATATGTAGGACTGGGTATCTGGCAGGATACACCTGAGGACAGGGCGCTTGCAGAAAGTTACGGACTTAAGACTTCCGGTGACGACTCGGTGATAGGAACTATTAAAGTAGCAGACATAAGTGGCCCAGACGGTGTTCCTGATAATGTAATCAACGATCTTGACCGCAAAATAGTAGGTAGCCATCAGGCAAACTTCGAAGGAGGATGGACAAATAGTCTCGCATACAAGAACTTCGACTTCACTGTGGTTATGAATTTCCGTCAGGGAGGTAAGCTCAGGTCTGAACTTTATGGTGGAGGACAAAACTCTCTGATGGGAGGTTATTACAACAACCTGAATGTAGACTACTGGACTCCTGAGAATACAGGCGCCCGTTGGCCGGCCCCGAATAATAAGGTGCAGAGTATACCGTACAAAGGCACACTTACACTGTTTGATGCCTCTTATCTCAAGATACGGACGCTTACTTTGGGATATTCCTTACCGGATAAACTGCTTAAGACAGTAGGGGTAAGTAAGGCCCGTGTTTATTCCACAGCGACAAATCCATTTACATTCTTTTCGGAATATGTAAACAAATATAAGGGGCTTGATCCGGAAACAAACCGGGTGATGGGTACGGTAATACCTCCATCATGGCAAATGTTATTCGGTATTAATATAACCTTTTAA